The following is a genomic window from Candidatus Hydrogenedentota bacterium.
GCCAGATCCAGCGGCATCGCCGCCAGCTCCGGATCATAGACCTTTTCCACCGCAATCTGCTTCATCTTCAACTCATAGTCGCGAAGCGTGAGCACGTCGTCCATCAGGCGATCGGGAGCGACCAGATTGATGTCCATACGGTCGCGCCGCGCGATGGAGGTGAGGGAGGAGATGAGCTGGCTGCACTTGGTGATTCCGTCAACGATCTGGCCAAGCATGCGATTGGTGTCGGGGCTGATCCGTTCGTCAAAGGAGGCGAGCTCGGCATAGGCCATGGCGGCCCCGAGAAGGTTGTTGATATCGTGCGTCACCCCGTTGACGCACTTGCCCACCTGCGCGTAGCGGTGCAGTTGCACCAGGCGCGCCTTGCACTGTTCCGAGTCCGGGTCGAATGAATCCAAAATCCGCCAGCCTTTCTTTCGAATCGCCAACTACCGCTCGACTCTTGGCAAGAGTATATGTACGAACCCATGATACACCCAGGCCGGTGTATTCAGGTAGCGCAAGCGCCGGACACGCTGTCCGGCGCTTGCGGCGAATGCTTACTTGGACTTCATGTTGTCCGCGACGGCCTTGGCGAATTCGCTGCACTTCAGCAGGGTCGCCCCTTCCATCAGTCGCGCAAAATCATAGGTTACGGTCTTGTTCTGGAAAGTCCGGGTCAGCGCGTCGATGAGCGAATCCGCCACTTCCTGCCAGCCCATGTATTCGAACATCATGACGCCGGAAAGCACCACGCTGCTCGGATTGACCTTGTCCAGGTTGGCGTACTTCGGCGCCGTGCCGTGGGTCGCCTCGAAAACCGCCACGCCCGTGTCGTAGTTTATATTCGCGCCGGGCGCGATTCCAATACCGCCCACCTGAGCGGCCAGCGCGTCGCTGATGTAGTCGCCGTTGAGATTCATCGTGGCCACCACATCGAACTCCTTCGGACGGGTCAAAATCTGCTGCAGAAAGATATCCGCGATGGAGTCCTTGACCAGAATCTTGCCGTCGGCCTGGCCGTGGCAATCGTCCCAGGCCACCGCCACGTCGGCGAATTCTTCACGCACCACTTCGTAGCCCCAGCGGCGGAATGCGCCCTCGGTGTACTTCATGATGTTGCCCTTGTGCACGAGCGTCACCGTCTTGGAGCCATGCTTCACGGCGTGGCGCAGCGCGGCGCGCACCAAACGTTTCGTGCCGAATTCACTGACGGGCTTCAGACCCAGCCCGGAACCGTGGCGGATCTCCCAGCCGAATTCGGCCTTGCAGAAATCGGCCAGCTTCTGGGCCTCGGGCGAGCCCGACTTGAGCTCCAGGCCGGAATATACATCTTCCGTATTCTCGCGGAAAATGATCATATTCACGTTTTCCGGCGCGAGAACCGGACTCGGGACGCTGTCGAAGTGGCGGACGGGCCGCACGCAGGCGAAGAGATCGAGCGCCTGGCGCAGGCTCACGTTCAAGCTGCGGAAACCGCCGCCCACCGGGGTGGTCAGCGGCCCCTTGATGGCGATCTCGTATTCGCGGATCGCGTCCAGGGTCTCTTCGGGGAAGTAAGAACCCGTAACCTGATTGGCCTTCTCGCCCGCGTAGATTTCCATCCAGGCGATCTCGCGGCTGCCGCCGTAGCAATGCTTCACGGCCTCGTCGAAAAGATAGCGGGAGGCCTTCCAGATGTCGGGGCCCGTACCGTCGCCTTCGATAAAACCGACGATCGGGCGGTCCGGTGTCTGAAGCTCGCCGTTCTTAATGTGAATCTTCTCGCCGTCCGGCACCACGATGTGCTTATAGGTGGCCATGTGTTCTCCTCAATACTCGTTTGTTCTTCAACCCGGCGGAAGGCGATTTACGCCCCGGCTCCCGGCAGGGACACCAGGCGCACGCTGATGACATTGGGAATGCTCCGGACCGCGTCCAGGACCGTATCCGATACGGCCTCGTCCAGATTGAGCACGGTCAACGCCCGCGCGCCGCGGGCCTCGCGGCCCAGCGATAGATTGGCAATGTTGATGCCCGCCTCGCCCAGGGTCAGGC
Proteins encoded in this region:
- the icd gene encoding NADP-dependent isocitrate dehydrogenase, translated to MATYKHIVVPDGEKIHIKNGELQTPDRPIVGFIEGDGTGPDIWKASRYLFDEAVKHCYGGSREIAWMEIYAGEKANQVTGSYFPEETLDAIREYEIAIKGPLTTPVGGGFRSLNVSLRQALDLFACVRPVRHFDSVPSPVLAPENVNMIIFRENTEDVYSGLELKSGSPEAQKLADFCKAEFGWEIRHGSGLGLKPVSEFGTKRLVRAALRHAVKHGSKTVTLVHKGNIMKYTEGAFRRWGYEVVREEFADVAVAWDDCHGQADGKILVKDSIADIFLQQILTRPKEFDVVATMNLNGDYISDALAAQVGGIGIAPGANINYDTGVAVFEATHGTAPKYANLDKVNPSSVVLSGVMMFEYMGWQEVADSLIDALTRTFQNKTVTYDFARLMEGATLLKCSEFAKAVADNMKSK